In Nocardioides conyzicola, one genomic interval encodes:
- a CDS encoding rhamnulokinase family protein, with the protein MSEPIRVAAVDLGATSGRVMACRVGARTLHLEELHRFDNGAVPVHGDLFWDALGIHREVLVGIREVARTGPLHGIGIDSWAVDYGLLDADGRLLANPRSHRDRRTDGVPARVRETVTDAELYDVSGLQQLPFNTVYQLVSELGTPALEAAVQLLLLPDLLTYWLTGEAGAERTNASTTGLYDVRTREWATDLAKRLGLPWSILPPLRDPGAVVAPLLPEVGEYVGVTGVPVIAVGSHDTASAVVGVPATEGSFAYISSGTWSLVGLELDAPVLTEEARAADFTNEGGVDGTIRFLKNVMGLWVLSESVRTWADKRLTDVTLPALLAGAEVEPPLRTIVDINDPRLLTPGDMPSRIQDLARETGEPIPRTPVAIARTILDSLALAYRRNIRLAATLAGREVDVVHLVGGGSQNSLLCQLTADALGVPVLAGPAEAAALGNGLVQARALGADLPDLAAMRDLIRRTHDVRRFEPRSGLDWDSAESRLTSGG; encoded by the coding sequence ATGAGCGAGCCGATTCGCGTCGCCGCCGTCGACCTGGGCGCCACCAGCGGCCGGGTGATGGCGTGCCGGGTCGGTGCGCGCACCCTGCACCTGGAGGAGCTGCACCGCTTCGACAACGGCGCGGTGCCGGTGCACGGCGACCTCTTCTGGGACGCGCTCGGGATCCACCGCGAGGTGCTCGTCGGGATCCGGGAGGTGGCCCGCACCGGACCCCTCCACGGCATCGGCATCGACTCGTGGGCCGTCGACTACGGCCTGCTCGACGCCGACGGCCGGCTGCTCGCCAACCCCCGCAGCCACCGCGACCGGCGCACCGACGGCGTACCCGCACGGGTGCGCGAGACCGTCACCGACGCCGAGCTGTACGACGTCAGCGGGCTGCAGCAGCTGCCGTTCAACACCGTCTACCAGCTGGTGTCCGAGCTCGGGACGCCTGCGCTGGAGGCGGCCGTGCAGCTGCTGCTCCTGCCCGACCTGCTGACCTACTGGCTCACGGGCGAGGCTGGTGCCGAGCGCACCAACGCCTCGACGACCGGGCTGTACGACGTCCGCACCCGCGAGTGGGCGACCGACCTGGCCAAGCGGCTCGGCCTGCCCTGGTCGATCCTGCCGCCGCTGCGCGACCCCGGTGCGGTCGTCGCCCCGCTGCTGCCCGAGGTGGGGGAGTACGTCGGCGTGACCGGCGTCCCGGTCATCGCGGTCGGCTCCCACGACACCGCCTCCGCCGTCGTGGGGGTGCCCGCGACCGAGGGGAGCTTCGCCTACATCTCGTCCGGCACCTGGTCGCTGGTCGGGCTCGAGCTGGACGCCCCGGTGCTGACCGAGGAGGCCCGCGCGGCCGACTTCACCAACGAGGGCGGCGTCGACGGCACCATCCGCTTCCTCAAGAACGTGATGGGCCTCTGGGTCCTCTCGGAGTCGGTCCGCACCTGGGCGGACAAGCGGCTCACCGACGTGACCCTGCCGGCCCTGCTCGCCGGCGCGGAGGTCGAGCCGCCGCTGCGGACCATCGTCGACATCAACGACCCGCGACTGCTCACCCCGGGGGACATGCCCAGCCGGATCCAGGACCTGGCCCGCGAGACCGGCGAGCCGATCCCGCGCACGCCGGTCGCGATCGCCCGCACGATCCTGGACAGCCTGGCGCTCGCGTACCGCCGCAACATCCGGCTGGCCGCCACGCTCGCCGGCCGCGAGGTCGACGTCGTGCACCTGGTCGGCGGCGGCTCGCAGAACTCGCTGCTCTGCCAGCTCACCGCCGACGCCCTCGGCGTACCCGTCCTCGCCGGTCCGGCCGAGGCGGCCGCGCTCGGCAACGGCCTCGTGCAGGCGCGGGCCCTCGGCGCCGATCTGCCCGACCTGGCCGCCATGCGCGACCTCATCCGGCGCACCCACGACGTACGCCGCTTCGAGCCGCGCTCCGGGCTCGACTGGGACAGCGCCGAGTCCCGTCTCACGAGCGGGGGATGA
- a CDS encoding (Fe-S)-binding protein produces MRVALMVTCINDALYPGTGQAVVSLLRRLGVDVEFPESQTCCAQPMVNTGYLDEAVPVVRNFVDAFAGYDAVVTPSGSCAGCARHQHSIVARRSGDATLQSAVAETSPKVYELSEFLVDVLGVTDVGAYYPHTVAYHPTCHSLRMLGVGDRPLRLLEQVRGLTLVELEGADQCCGFGGTFAVKNADTSVAMGSDKTRRVRDTGAEVLVAGDNSCLTHLGGLLTRERAGVRTVHLAEILAATE; encoded by the coding sequence ATGCGGGTCGCGCTGATGGTCACGTGCATCAACGATGCGCTCTACCCCGGCACGGGCCAGGCCGTCGTCAGTCTTCTGCGCCGCCTCGGGGTCGACGTGGAGTTCCCCGAGTCGCAGACCTGCTGTGCGCAGCCGATGGTCAACACCGGATACCTCGACGAGGCGGTGCCCGTCGTCCGCAACTTCGTCGACGCGTTCGCGGGGTACGACGCCGTCGTGACGCCGTCCGGGTCGTGCGCGGGCTGCGCGCGGCACCAGCACTCGATCGTGGCGCGGCGGTCCGGCGACGCGACGCTCCAGTCCGCCGTCGCCGAGACCTCGCCGAAGGTCTACGAGCTGTCGGAGTTCCTCGTCGACGTGCTCGGCGTGACCGATGTCGGCGCCTACTACCCGCACACGGTCGCCTACCACCCGACCTGCCACTCGCTGCGGATGCTCGGGGTCGGTGACCGGCCGCTGCGGCTCCTCGAGCAGGTCCGCGGCCTCACCCTGGTCGAGCTCGAGGGAGCCGACCAGTGCTGCGGCTTCGGCGGGACGTTCGCGGTGAAGAACGCCGACACGTCGGTGGCCATGGGCTCCGACAAGACGCGGCGCGTGCGCGACACCGGCGCCGAGGTGCTGGTCGCGGGCGACAACTCCTGCCTGACCCATCTCGGTGGCCTGCTCACCCGCGAGCGGGCCGGCGTACGCACCGTGCACCTCGCCGAGATCCTGGCGGCGACCGAATGA
- a CDS encoding lactate utilization protein B, whose amino-acid sequence MSGGTFVGMPAFPTAAREALGNAQLRHNLAHATGTIRAKRQRLVDEVNEVSDWEELRLAGAGVKEAALRDLGTQLELLEASLTANGATVHWANDAAEANAIVASIAKAHGVDEVVKVKSMVTQEIGLNEALEAEGIAAWETDLAELIVQLGHDLPSHILVPAIHRNRSEIRDIFLAEMGQVGRPAPDDLTDEPAVLAAAARAHLREKFLRAKVGVSGANFAIAETGTLVVVESEGNGRMCLTLPEVLVSVVGIEKVVSTFADLDPLLRLLPRSSTGERMNPYTSTWSGVTPGDGPQEVHVVLLDNGRTNALADEVGRQALRCIRCSACLNVCPVYERTGGHAYGSVYPGPIGAILNPLLKGVGGPGPEGEQVDSLPYASSLCGACFEVCPVLIDIPSVLVDLRAQVVDAHRGGVPKVEALAFKGAAVALSDSRKLAFGERFTRLGLRVARRFGAAKWTSTRDLPPAPPESFRAWWKRTDGGRS is encoded by the coding sequence ATGAGTGGCGGCACCTTCGTCGGGATGCCGGCCTTCCCCACCGCGGCCCGGGAGGCACTGGGCAACGCCCAGCTGCGGCACAACCTGGCGCACGCGACCGGGACGATCCGCGCCAAGCGGCAGCGCCTGGTCGACGAGGTCAACGAGGTCAGCGACTGGGAGGAGCTCCGGCTCGCCGGTGCCGGCGTGAAGGAGGCCGCGCTGCGCGACCTCGGCACCCAGCTGGAGCTGCTAGAGGCGTCGCTGACCGCCAACGGTGCGACCGTCCACTGGGCCAACGACGCCGCGGAGGCCAACGCGATCGTCGCCTCGATCGCCAAGGCCCACGGTGTCGACGAGGTCGTCAAGGTCAAGTCGATGGTCACCCAGGAGATCGGCCTCAACGAGGCCCTGGAGGCCGAGGGGATCGCCGCCTGGGAGACCGACCTCGCCGAGCTGATCGTCCAGCTGGGCCACGACCTGCCCTCGCACATCCTGGTGCCCGCGATCCACCGCAACCGCTCCGAGATCCGCGACATCTTCCTGGCCGAGATGGGCCAGGTCGGGCGGCCGGCGCCCGACGACCTGACCGACGAGCCGGCGGTCCTGGCCGCCGCCGCTCGCGCGCACCTGCGCGAGAAGTTCCTCCGGGCCAAGGTCGGCGTGTCCGGCGCCAACTTCGCCATCGCCGAGACCGGCACGCTCGTCGTGGTCGAGTCCGAGGGCAACGGCCGGATGTGCCTGACCCTGCCCGAGGTGCTGGTCTCGGTGGTCGGGATCGAGAAGGTCGTGTCGACCTTCGCCGACCTCGATCCGCTGCTGCGCCTGCTGCCGCGCTCCTCGACCGGCGAGCGGATGAACCCCTACACCTCGACGTGGTCCGGCGTCACGCCCGGCGACGGCCCGCAGGAGGTGCACGTCGTGCTCCTCGACAACGGCCGCACCAACGCGCTCGCCGACGAGGTCGGCCGCCAGGCGCTGCGCTGCATCCGGTGCTCGGCCTGCCTCAACGTGTGCCCGGTCTACGAGCGCACCGGTGGGCACGCCTACGGCTCGGTCTACCCCGGCCCGATCGGCGCGATCCTCAACCCGTTGCTCAAGGGCGTCGGTGGCCCTGGCCCTGAGGGAGAGCAGGTCGACTCGCTGCCGTACGCCTCCTCCCTCTGCGGTGCCTGCTTCGAGGTCTGCCCCGTGCTCATCGACATCCCGTCCGTCCTGGTCGACCTCCGGGCCCAGGTCGTCGACGCCCACCGTGGTGGGGTGCCGAAGGTCGAGGCCTTGGCCTTCAAGGGCGCCGCGGTCGCGCTCTCCGACTCGCGCAAGCTGGCCTTCGGCGAGCGGTTCACCCGCCTGGGGCTCCGTGTCGCGCGCCGCTTCGGTGCCGCGAAGTGGACCTCCACCCGCGACCTGCCCCCGGCCCCGCCCGAGTCCTTCCGTGCCTGGTGGAAGCGCACCGACGGAGGCCGCTCATGA
- a CDS encoding LutC/YkgG family protein has product MSARDDILGRVRKALDGVEAGYAVPVAPRIAPLADVVGHFAERVADYRAVVVRCAPDEVAVRVAAALPDGARVVVPAGLSVEVPGADEDGADGRVLTAYELDAYDAVVTDARVGVAETGTIILDHGPGQGRRAISLVPDLHVCIVRADQVVPDVPDALPLLDPSRAHTWISGPSATSDIELDRVEGVHGPRTLVLVLVEKE; this is encoded by the coding sequence ATGAGCGCCCGCGACGACATCCTCGGCCGCGTGCGCAAGGCGCTCGACGGCGTCGAGGCCGGGTACGCCGTGCCCGTCGCGCCGCGGATCGCGCCCCTCGCCGACGTGGTCGGCCACTTCGCCGAGCGGGTCGCGGACTACCGGGCGGTGGTCGTGCGCTGCGCGCCCGACGAGGTCGCCGTCCGGGTGGCCGCCGCGCTCCCTGACGGCGCGCGCGTCGTGGTGCCGGCCGGGCTCTCGGTCGAGGTGCCCGGGGCCGACGAGGACGGCGCGGACGGCCGGGTTCTCACGGCGTACGAGCTCGATGCGTACGACGCGGTCGTGACCGACGCGCGGGTGGGGGTCGCGGAGACCGGGACGATCATCCTGGACCACGGCCCGGGGCAGGGCCGCCGGGCGATCTCGCTCGTCCCGGACCTGCACGTCTGCATCGTGCGCGCCGACCAGGTCGTCCCCGACGTGCCGGACGCACTGCCCCTGCTCGACCCGAGCCGCGCCCACACCTGGATCAGCGGGCCGTCCGCCACCAGCGACATCGAGCTCGACCGTGTGGAGGGAGTTCACGGCCCTCGAACCCTGGTGCTGGTCCTGGTCGAGAAGGAGTGA
- a CDS encoding helix-turn-helix domain-containing protein has protein sequence MGDSGRAAADRWEPTADDVRILRLLSEGHTTDAVARRVGTSERTVRRRLRTIADEIGVDSTIEAVVYAVRSRLI, from the coding sequence ATGGGCGACTCGGGTCGCGCCGCCGCCGACCGGTGGGAACCGACCGCGGACGACGTGCGGATCCTCCGCCTGCTCTCGGAGGGGCACACCACGGACGCGGTCGCGCGCCGGGTGGGCACGTCCGAGCGCACCGTGCGCCGTCGGCTGCGCACGATCGCCGACGAGATCGGCGTGGACTCCACCATCGAGGCCGTGGTGTACGCCGTGCGCTCCCGCCTCATCTGA